A region of Paenimyroides aestuarii DNA encodes the following proteins:
- a CDS encoding OmpP1/FadL family transporter, which yields MKKILSISLLSLIAANSFAGGYRISMQGQRQLAMGHTGVAVIGQNAESLFFNPASGTFLKSKWSFSAGATALFSNVKFQNSLYNWSNSSDNMGTPFYLYGNYQVSDRFSVGLAVYTPYGSSVEWKQDWPGSHLVNNIDLQAIFVQPTVSYKITDNISLGAGLIYVNGAVTFNRNLSRSLVDENGNRSDVTIDAQGVSAWGYNVGLTARLDDYVTFGANYRSQIDMKVEGGAANFNDLPSFLSSTYPNGKFDATMPLPAELTIGFSYQINNKWLAAVDYNYTFWKAYDNLVIEFDNPQIGTSVNPRNYKSSGTIRGGMQFAPSEKFSARVGGYYDISPVQDGYFAPETPRNDAIAGTLGFTYQVSPKFGIDFAASALHFKETKNSYDHYIEDGTHVSFGGDYRSAAYSLGLGLSYNF from the coding sequence ATGAAGAAAATTTTATCTATTTCTTTATTGTCATTAATAGCAGCAAATTCGTTTGCTGGTGGCTACCGCATTAGTATGCAAGGTCAGCGCCAATTAGCAATGGGGCACACCGGAGTTGCTGTCATTGGTCAAAATGCCGAAAGTTTGTTTTTTAACCCTGCCAGTGGTACGTTCTTAAAAAGCAAATGGAGCTTTTCTGCAGGAGCCACTGCGTTGTTTTCAAACGTAAAGTTTCAGAACTCTTTATACAATTGGTCTAACTCCTCAGATAATATGGGAACTCCCTTTTATTTATACGGAAATTATCAGGTTTCTGATCGATTTTCTGTGGGATTAGCTGTATATACACCTTACGGAAGTTCTGTGGAATGGAAACAAGATTGGCCAGGGTCGCATTTAGTGAACAATATCGATTTACAAGCTATTTTTGTACAACCAACTGTATCCTACAAAATTACAGATAATATTAGCCTTGGTGCTGGTTTAATCTATGTAAATGGTGCAGTAACCTTTAATAGAAACCTATCGCGCAGTTTGGTTGACGAAAACGGAAACCGCTCTGATGTTACCATCGATGCACAAGGTGTTAGCGCTTGGGGATACAATGTGGGACTTACTGCTCGCTTAGACGATTATGTTACCTTTGGAGCAAATTACCGCTCACAAATTGACATGAAAGTGGAAGGTGGCGCTGCTAATTTTAATGATTTACCAAGTTTCTTAAGCAGCACCTATCCTAACGGAAAATTCGATGCAACCATGCCTTTACCAGCAGAGTTAACGATTGGTTTTTCATACCAAATCAACAATAAATGGTTGGCAGCAGTTGATTATAACTACACCTTTTGGAAAGCCTATGACAATTTAGTGATTGAATTTGATAATCCGCAAATAGGCACTTCTGTTAACCCAAGAAATTATAAAAGTTCAGGAACAATCCGCGGGGGAATGCAATTTGCACCATCTGAAAAATTTTCGGCACGTGTAGGTGGATACTACGATATATCGCCTGTTCAAGACGGATATTTTGCACCTGAAACACCAAGAAATGATGCAATTGCCGGAACATTAGGTTTTACTTACCAAGTGTCGCCTAAATTTGGAATTGACTTTGCAGCAAGTGCTTTACACTTTAAAGAAACTAAAAATTCATACGACCACTACATAGAAGATGGTACGCATGTTTCATTTGGTGGAGACTATCGTTCTGCAGCTTATTCTTTAGGTTTAGGTTTATCGTATAACTTTTAA
- a CDS encoding pyridoxine 5'-phosphate synthase yields MTKLSVNINKIATLRNARGGNVPDLLKVAADVQRFGAQGVTIHPRPDERHIRYQDARDLVHVVHTEYNIEGNPMDNFVDLVLECKPTQVTLVPDAVDAITSNAGWDTVKHQAYLKEVIAEFKRNGIRTSIFVDPVLEMVAGAKETGTDRIELYTEAFAHQYGLGNFKAIEPYTKAAELANELGMGINAGHDLSLDNIAFFKQHIPGLLEVSIGHALISESIYLGLENVVCLYNQKLR; encoded by the coding sequence ATGACAAAATTATCTGTAAATATCAATAAAATAGCCACCTTGCGGAATGCACGCGGTGGTAATGTTCCCGATTTATTAAAAGTAGCTGCCGATGTGCAAAGGTTTGGAGCGCAAGGCGTAACCATTCATCCAAGACCCGATGAGCGCCATATTCGCTATCAAGACGCACGTGATTTGGTGCATGTGGTGCATACAGAATATAATATAGAAGGAAATCCTATGGACAATTTTGTGGATTTAGTATTAGAATGCAAACCCACGCAAGTTACTTTAGTGCCCGATGCTGTTGATGCCATTACATCTAATGCTGGTTGGGATACTGTAAAACATCAAGCGTATTTAAAAGAGGTGATTGCCGAATTTAAACGAAACGGTATTAGAACTTCGATTTTTGTGGATCCGGTTTTGGAAATGGTAGCAGGTGCTAAAGAAACAGGAACCGACCGTATTGAATTATATACCGAAGCTTTTGCACACCAATATGGCTTGGGAAATTTTAAAGCAATTGAGCCCTACACCAAAGCTGCCGAACTGGCAAACGAATTAGGAATGGGAATCAATGCCGGACACGACTTAAGTTTGGATAATATTGCATTTTTCAAACAACATATTCCCGGTTTGTTAGAAGTTTCTATAGGGCATGCATTAATTTCTGAATCGATTTATTTGGGATTAGAAAATGTGGTGTGTTTATACAATCAAAAATTACGATAA
- a CDS encoding NAD kinase, which produces MKFAIYAQNFKPNYKEIVEKIVRAVKAHNATVIFEKDFYQLLKENNVLNFSYETFSSHTDIDDDTNFFVSIGGDGTLLRAANFVKSKNIPIVGVNAGRLGFLANVQQEAIDFLIPLLFSNQYTLSRRTLLQLNGPNEATSKFNVNFALNEITVTRKNSTSMITVETYINNEFLATYWADGIIISTPTGSTGYNLSCGGPIITPDSNCLVITPIAPHNLTTRPLIINDRSKIKMKIGSRETQFLLSLDSEMAAISNDSEIEIALANHTVNMVEFPSVTFLRTLRSKLLWGEDKRN; this is translated from the coding sequence ATGAAATTTGCCATTTACGCACAAAATTTCAAACCCAATTATAAAGAAATTGTAGAAAAAATTGTTCGTGCGGTGAAAGCCCACAACGCCACTGTTATTTTTGAAAAAGATTTTTATCAACTTTTAAAAGAAAACAATGTTTTAAACTTTTCTTACGAAACCTTTTCATCGCATACCGATATTGATGACGACACCAATTTCTTTGTGAGTATTGGTGGCGATGGAACGTTGTTGCGAGCTGCAAACTTTGTAAAAAGTAAAAACATACCTATAGTGGGTGTAAACGCAGGTAGATTAGGTTTTTTAGCCAATGTGCAGCAAGAAGCGATTGATTTTTTAATTCCGCTTTTATTTTCCAATCAATATACCTTGTCACGAAGAACATTGTTGCAGCTAAATGGACCGAATGAAGCGACTTCTAAATTCAACGTGAATTTTGCATTGAACGAAATCACAGTGACCAGAAAAAACTCTACCTCAATGATCACGGTGGAAACCTATATCAACAATGAATTTTTAGCCACTTATTGGGCAGACGGTATCATTATATCAACCCCCACAGGAAGCACCGGTTACAACCTTAGTTGTGGTGGACCCATCATAACACCCGACAGTAATTGTTTAGTAATCACACCTATTGCCCCGCATAATTTAACAACCCGTCCGTTAATCATCAACGACCGCAGTAAAATTAAAATGAAAATTGGTAGTAGAGAAACGCAATTTTTATTATCGTTAGATTCTGAAATGGCTGCAATAAGCAACGATTCTGAAATTGAAATTGCATTGGCAAACCATACCGTAAACATGGTAGAATTTCCTTCGGTAACTTTTTTAAGAACCTTAAGGAGCAAATTATTGTGGGGTGAAGACAAAAGAAATTAG
- a CDS encoding alpha/beta fold hydrolase → MNDILYTKVEGTGTPLLILHGFLGMSDNWKTLGSRYAENGFEAHLLDLRNHGRSFHSDLFNYQAMAADVVAYCKAHDLKKIAVIGHSMGGKVAMYLAVKHPELVDKLLVADIAPKYYAPHHQDVMAALNAVDFSNNPSRNQVQETIEKHVNEPGVVQFLMKNVYRVTPQQLGFRFNLEVFNKEEDAIGEALPAGTVFDKPTLFLKGSASTYITENDEVLIKKHFPQANIQTVSNAGHWLHADNPDEFFDKSMVFLK, encoded by the coding sequence ATGAACGATATTTTATATACAAAAGTAGAAGGCACGGGAACACCATTGTTAATTTTACATGGTTTTTTGGGAATGAGCGACAATTGGAAAACTTTAGGAAGCAGATATGCCGAGAACGGTTTTGAAGCACATTTGCTAGATTTGCGCAATCACGGGCGCAGTTTTCATTCCGATTTATTCAATTATCAAGCAATGGCTGCAGATGTGGTTGCTTATTGCAAAGCCCATGATTTAAAAAAAATAGCTGTTATTGGTCATTCTATGGGCGGAAAGGTTGCTATGTATTTGGCTGTTAAGCATCCTGAATTGGTTGATAAATTGTTGGTTGCCGATATTGCTCCTAAGTATTATGCACCACACCATCAAGATGTGATGGCTGCTTTAAACGCGGTAGATTTTTCGAACAATCCTTCGAGAAACCAAGTGCAAGAAACTATCGAAAAGCATGTAAACGAACCTGGAGTGGTGCAATTTTTAATGAAAAATGTGTATCGGGTAACTCCTCAACAATTAGGTTTTCGTTTTAATTTAGAAGTCTTTAATAAGGAGGAAGATGCAATAGGAGAGGCGTTGCCAGCCGGAACTGTTTTTGATAAACCTACTCTTTTTTTGAAAGGAAGTGCATCTACCTATATAACAGAAAACGATGAAGTTTTAATAAAAAAACACTTTCCACAGGCAAATATCCAGACTGTTTCTAATGCAGGGCATTGGTTGCACGCCGATAATCCGGACGAATTCTTTGATAAATCAATGGTTTTTTTAAAATAA
- a CDS encoding BamA/OMP85 family outer membrane protein has product MHRKKLKYLFPLLVSFAVANAQEQTVNNTTNTNDAAKETVNPNSETNPDAPKRYRLGAIKVTGNYHFNELTIFTYAGLEKGQVITLPGEEISNAIKKLWKTGYFSDINVYESSIEGDVLNLEIYLNELPRLKDVQITGIKKSKKEEILKDLQLAIPATSTTAGKEDKKIKIVEGKIINDNLISTTKNYLTNKYRKDGFYNTKVTVSRQLHSDKKTADLLIDINKGSKVRISDIDFNGNNQLSDAKLRKAMKKTKQRSPLNPLRIFKPSKFIENEYKNDLANIINAYKEKGYRDARIISEKATYDAKKNTVAIDIDLEEGKKYYIGDIRFIGNSEYTSQGLRTILGMQKGEVYNGVLLEKRVKDPTNPDAMNIENVYQNAGYLWSQVNLIETATNNDTIDFDVRIFEGPVAHFNNVTVSGNDKTHDYIILRELRTLPGQKWSKADLIETIRRLGSMGIFDASALNPDIKNADPETATVDVDYPVVENGQSQVEVQGGYGGGTFIGTLALSFNNFSVRNLFNKEAYKPFPMGDAQKMSLRLQAATYFQTYSLSFSEPWFGGRRPISLFGSISYTSQKSFNFRTRDIDRSQGLNITTATLGMAKRLLVPDDAFTLSHSLSFQYYELNNYFSNFFAFKNGSSRNLAYTIELSRDNRGGIMPAIYPQSGAFLSVSGKFTAPYSLFNNVDYKNLENMEEYKYKTTSVQTNPVTGADIPVGTYLDKNGMPVTDYRDARVDQDKINQKKFNWLEYYKINFKADWYTTLFDKLVLRSQGQFGFLGAYNNDRGIIPFERFYLGGSGMMMNAMDGRENVALRGYTDNSLSPSRYDDELGYEREVGGTVYNKFSLELRYPISLKGQMSAYVLTFFDAGAAYEGFANYNPFKLQRSAGAGVRVHMPMFGLLGIDFGYGFDKIPGRNEKGGWQTHFILGQQF; this is encoded by the coding sequence ATGCATCGCAAAAAATTAAAATACCTTTTTCCATTATTAGTAAGTTTTGCTGTTGCAAATGCACAAGAGCAAACAGTAAACAATACCACAAACACCAATGATGCTGCAAAAGAAACAGTAAACCCCAACTCTGAAACAAACCCAGACGCCCCTAAAAGATATCGTCTAGGAGCCATTAAGGTTACTGGTAACTATCATTTTAACGAGCTTACCATTTTTACCTATGCTGGTTTAGAAAAAGGTCAGGTAATCACCCTTCCTGGTGAAGAAATTTCGAATGCCATTAAAAAATTATGGAAAACCGGTTATTTTAGTGACATCAATGTGTATGAATCATCGATTGAGGGCGATGTGTTGAATTTAGAAATTTACTTAAACGAATTGCCTCGTTTAAAAGATGTTCAAATAACAGGTATCAAAAAATCTAAAAAAGAAGAAATTTTAAAAGATTTACAATTAGCGATACCTGCAACATCAACCACTGCAGGAAAAGAAGACAAAAAAATAAAAATCGTTGAAGGAAAAATCATCAACGACAACCTTATATCGACCACAAAAAACTATCTTACCAATAAATACCGCAAAGATGGTTTTTACAACACAAAAGTCACCGTTAGCAGACAATTACATAGCGATAAAAAAACGGCAGACTTATTGATTGATATCAACAAAGGCAGCAAAGTGCGTATTTCAGACATCGATTTTAATGGAAACAACCAGCTTAGTGATGCAAAATTGCGCAAAGCAATGAAAAAAACCAAGCAAAGAAGTCCGTTAAACCCGTTGCGAATCTTTAAACCTTCTAAGTTTATTGAAAACGAATATAAAAACGATTTAGCAAACATTATCAATGCTTACAAAGAAAAAGGCTACCGAGATGCGAGAATTATTTCTGAAAAAGCAACGTATGATGCAAAGAAAAACACAGTTGCTATCGATATTGATTTAGAAGAAGGAAAAAAATATTACATTGGCGACATTCGTTTTATTGGGAACAGTGAATATACAAGTCAAGGTTTGCGTACAATATTAGGTATGCAAAAAGGAGAAGTTTACAACGGTGTTTTGTTGGAAAAACGCGTAAAAGATCCTACAAACCCTGATGCGATGAATATAGAAAACGTGTATCAAAACGCAGGATATTTATGGTCGCAAGTAAACTTAATCGAAACTGCTACTAACAACGATACCATTGATTTTGATGTGCGTATTTTTGAAGGTCCGGTGGCACATTTTAACAACGTTACCGTTTCGGGCAACGACAAAACCCACGATTACATTATTCTTCGTGAATTGCGTACGTTACCCGGACAAAAATGGTCTAAAGCCGATTTAATCGAAACAATACGCCGCTTAGGTAGTATGGGTATTTTTGATGCATCGGCACTAAACCCCGATATAAAAAATGCCGATCCTGAAACCGCAACCGTAGATGTGGATTATCCTGTAGTGGAAAACGGTCAATCGCAAGTAGAAGTTCAAGGTGGTTACGGTGGTGGAACCTTTATTGGTACATTGGCTTTATCATTCAATAACTTTTCTGTTCGAAATCTTTTCAATAAAGAAGCCTATAAACCATTCCCAATGGGTGATGCACAAAAAATGTCGTTGCGTTTGCAAGCAGCCACCTATTTTCAAACCTACAGTTTAAGTTTTTCTGAGCCGTGGTTTGGTGGTCGCCGTCCTATTTCATTGTTTGGATCGATCTCTTATACCAGCCAAAAGTCTTTTAACTTTAGAACACGAGATATAGACAGAAGCCAAGGTTTGAACATTACAACTGCTACTTTGGGTATGGCAAAACGTTTATTGGTACCAGATGATGCCTTTACGTTGTCTCACTCATTAAGTTTTCAGTACTATGAGTTGAACAACTATTTTTCAAACTTTTTTGCTTTTAAAAATGGTTCATCACGCAATTTAGCCTACACCATTGAACTTTCACGTGACAACCGTGGAGGTATCATGCCAGCAATTTATCCACAATCGGGTGCTTTCTTAAGTGTTTCGGGTAAATTTACCGCTCCATATTCTTTATTCAACAATGTAGATTACAAGAATTTAGAAAATATGGAAGAATATAAATACAAAACCACAAGCGTGCAAACAAATCCTGTAACAGGAGCAGATATTCCAGTGGGTACTTATCTAGATAAAAACGGAATGCCTGTAACAGATTATCGCGATGCCCGTGTGGATCAAGATAAAATAAACCAAAAGAAATTTAATTGGTTAGAATACTATAAAATCAACTTTAAAGCCGATTGGTACACCACATTGTTTGATAAATTGGTGTTGCGTTCGCAAGGACAATTTGGTTTCTTAGGTGCATATAACAACGACCGCGGCATTATCCCGTTTGAACGTTTTTATCTAGGAGGAAGCGGAATGATGATGAATGCAATGGACGGAAGAGAAAATGTGGCCCTTCGTGGATACACCGATAACTCACTGAGTCCAAGCAGATACGACGATGAATTGGGGTATGAAAGAGAAGTTGGTGGTACCGTGTACAATAAATTCTCCTTAGAATTACGTTATCCTATATCATTAAAAGGACAAATGAGTGCGTATGTTTTAACTTTCTTTGATGCAGGAGCAGCTTATGAAGGTTTTGCAAACTACAATCCATTCAAATTGCAACGCTCAGCAGGTGCTGGTGTTCGTGTACACATGCCAATGTTTGGTTTGTTAGGTATTGACTTTGGTTATGGATTCGATAAAATTCCGGGTCGTAACGAAAAAGGTGGCTGGCAAACGCACTTTATATTGGGCCAGCAATTTTAA
- a CDS encoding isoprenyl transferase, with protein MKEHTIIPEKLPQHLAIIMDGNGRWAKQKGFLRTIGHENGATAVKRVVEQCTRLGIPFLTLYAFSTENWNRPQFEVDMLMKLLVKALKKEVKTLQKNNIKLNAIGNLNLLPTNVRKELTEVLEKTKNNNRLTLSLALSYGSRNELIEATKEICNKVKNNIISIDAIDESIINEHLYTHNLPDVDLLIRTSGEQRISNFLLWQIAYAELYFCNVLWPDFSNEHLFQALEVYQNRERRYGKTSEQINK; from the coding sequence ATGAAAGAACACACGATAATTCCCGAAAAATTACCTCAACATCTGGCTATTATAATGGATGGAAATGGCAGGTGGGCAAAACAAAAAGGCTTTTTAAGAACAATTGGCCATGAAAATGGTGCAACAGCCGTGAAGCGTGTGGTGGAGCAATGCACCCGTTTGGGAATTCCTTTTTTAACATTATACGCTTTTTCTACAGAAAACTGGAACAGGCCACAGTTTGAAGTAGATATGCTTATGAAATTATTAGTAAAGGCTTTAAAAAAAGAAGTGAAAACTTTACAAAAAAACAACATAAAACTAAATGCAATTGGCAATTTAAATCTTTTACCTACCAATGTTCGTAAAGAATTAACAGAAGTTTTAGAAAAAACCAAAAACAACAACCGCCTTACACTTTCCTTAGCTTTAAGCTATGGCTCTAGAAATGAGCTTATTGAAGCCACAAAAGAAATCTGTAACAAAGTTAAAAATAATATAATTTCGATTGATGCTATTGATGAATCTATTATTAATGAGCATCTTTACACCCATAATTTACCCGATGTTGATTTGCTGATTAGAACAAGTGGCGAACAACGCATAAGTAACTTTCTTCTGTGGCAAATTGCCTATGCAGAGCTGTACTTTTGCAATGTGCTTTGGCCCGATTTTTCTAATGAGCATCTTTTTCAGGCACTAGAGGTTTACCAAAACCGCGAACGCCGATACGGTAAAACAAGTGAACAAATCAATAAATAA
- a CDS encoding CBS domain-containing protein, with amino-acid sequence MNFFDMKSIENLIKQKPKPFSFQTKFEDVFEFSEENQYSHFPVVENGVYMGSIATVDIIPSKTKAVGDYRYSLLPYFVREDAGWFETLEKFAQFDCNLLTVLNENNQYIGYVLYEDVLPFFNETPFMKDAGLAIVVEKHYLDYSISEIAQIVETNNCKLLGVFVSEMKNNNAQITIKASAGNINEIIQTFRRFGYEIVSEHNQDSYLNELKDRSAYLDKFLNI; translated from the coding sequence ATGAATTTTTTTGATATGAAATCGATAGAAAATCTTATAAAGCAAAAACCGAAACCTTTTTCGTTCCAAACAAAATTTGAAGATGTTTTCGAATTTTCGGAAGAAAATCAATACAGCCATTTTCCAGTGGTTGAAAACGGCGTTTATATGGGATCTATTGCCACAGTAGATATCATCCCGTCTAAAACAAAAGCCGTGGGCGATTACCGCTATTCTCTTTTGCCTTATTTTGTGAGAGAAGACGCAGGTTGGTTTGAAACACTTGAAAAATTTGCACAATTCGATTGCAATTTACTCACTGTTTTAAACGAAAACAACCAATATATAGGATATGTGTTGTATGAAGATGTGCTGCCGTTTTTCAACGAAACGCCTTTTATGAAAGATGCCGGATTGGCAATTGTGGTAGAAAAACATTATTTGGATTACAGCATTAGCGAAATTGCACAGATTGTAGAAACCAACAATTGCAAACTGTTGGGTGTTTTTGTATCGGAAATGAAAAACAATAACGCGCAAATCACCATAAAAGCGTCTGCAGGAAATATCAACGAAATCATTCAAACATTTCGCCGGTTTGGCTATGAAATTGTTTCGGAACACAACCAAGATTCTTATTTGAACGAACTAAAAGACCGTTCGGCTTATTTAGATAAATTTTTAAACATTTAA
- the porG gene encoding type IX secretion system protein PorG — protein sequence MKRKLFTILTILGACTAQSQIHELGPTVGATNYIGDIGSTTYINPTDMAYGFQYRWNRSPRHSWRINYTYMPISGKDADSDMPLRQARNLTTKNNLNELMLGLEFNFFEFDLHNDWFAFTPYVHTGIAGISYKETYFNNFNRQIEKDTEYALALPVTLGVKALLNKRFVISAEVGARYAFTDNLDGSNPANPSTTIAAFGNTNSNDWYVFSGISLSYTFGKNPCYCAPR from the coding sequence ATGAAAAGAAAACTTTTTACCATATTAACTATTTTAGGTGCTTGTACCGCTCAAAGTCAAATTCACGAACTTGGGCCAACTGTTGGTGCAACCAATTATATTGGCGATATTGGATCAACAACATACATTAACCCAACCGATATGGCGTATGGTTTTCAATACAGATGGAACCGCAGTCCAAGGCATTCTTGGAGAATCAACTACACCTATATGCCCATTTCGGGCAAAGATGCCGATTCGGATATGCCTTTGCGACAAGCGCGAAATTTAACTACTAAAAACAACCTAAACGAATTAATGCTCGGGTTAGAATTCAATTTTTTTGAGTTTGATTTGCACAATGATTGGTTTGCTTTTACGCCTTATGTACACACTGGTATTGCGGGTATTTCGTATAAAGAAACCTATTTTAACAACTTTAACCGACAAATTGAAAAAGACACCGAATATGCGTTGGCACTGCCCGTAACTTTAGGTGTGAAAGCCTTACTAAACAAACGTTTTGTAATTAGTGCCGAAGTAGGTGCCCGTTATGCGTTTACTGATAATTTAGATGGAAGCAATCCTGCAAACCCGTCCACCACTATCGCTGCGTTTGGAAACACAAACAGCAACGATTGGTATGTTTTTTCAGGTATAAGCCTTTCCTATACGTTTGGTAAAAACCCTTGCTATTGTGCCCCAAGATAA
- a CDS encoding OmpH family outer membrane protein: MKKLVSILLVCLCSFGYAQKGRIAYIDSDFIMSKMPEYEEANKELKKRTAEWEAVIERKKKEIKDLKDQLNVERPLLTQQLIDEKEEDIQIIEKELLDFQHEKFGKDGDYFKQKLNLAKPLQDQISTIVEEIAKRKRYSSVIDKSASSEAALLYVNSADEISDQVIRKLEITRNKSKLSKKEIEQLELAERQNEIKERQRSKRDELEERQRLLEEEKEQLSQQNAQSAEPVPTETPEEKKRREIQERIEKAKAERERIREEKIKEIEKRKAEILKKQEEARLAKEKAREEALKRREQALNKTQQSTSTTSKPVSERVQQIKAQQEQRRKEAAEKKAKAIEARKKLIEDRKKKAEEERQKRLKEIEERKKNK, encoded by the coding sequence ATGAAAAAATTAGTTTCTATTTTACTTGTTTGCTTGTGCAGTTTTGGATATGCTCAAAAAGGTCGAATTGCTTATATCGATTCAGACTTTATTATGAGTAAAATGCCCGAATACGAGGAAGCAAATAAAGAATTAAAGAAACGTACTGCCGAATGGGAAGCAGTTATTGAACGTAAAAAAAAGGAAATAAAAGATTTAAAAGATCAATTAAACGTGGAACGCCCTTTGCTCACCCAGCAGTTGATTGATGAAAAAGAAGAAGACATCCAAATTATCGAAAAAGAGCTTTTAGACTTTCAGCATGAAAAATTTGGTAAAGACGGCGATTATTTCAAACAAAAATTGAATTTAGCAAAGCCGCTTCAAGATCAAATTTCAACAATTGTTGAAGAAATAGCAAAACGAAAAAGATATTCTTCAGTGATTGATAAATCGGCAAGTAGTGAAGCTGCTTTGTTATATGTGAATTCTGCTGATGAAATATCCGATCAGGTGATTCGAAAATTAGAAATAACACGAAACAAAAGCAAACTTTCCAAAAAAGAAATTGAACAGTTAGAATTGGCCGAACGCCAAAACGAAATTAAAGAACGTCAGCGCTCCAAACGCGATGAATTGGAAGAACGTCAACGTTTGCTAGAAGAAGAAAAGGAACAACTTTCGCAGCAAAATGCACAATCAGCAGAACCAGTTCCAACGGAAACACCTGAAGAGAAAAAACGCCGCGAAATTCAAGAAAGAATAGAAAAAGCTAAAGCAGAACGCGAACGTATCAGAGAAGAAAAAATTAAAGAAATAGAAAAACGCAAAGCGGAAATTCTTAAAAAACAAGAAGAAGCACGTTTGGCAAAAGAAAAAGCGCGCGAAGAAGCATTGAAACGTAGAGAGCAAGCACTCAACAAAACACAACAAAGCACTTCTACGACTTCAAAACCTGTATCAGAGCGCGTACAACAAATAAAAGCGCAGCAAGAACAACGCAGAAAAGAAGCGGCTGAGAAAAAAGCAAAAGCTATAGAGGCGCGTAAAAAACTTATTGAAGATCGCAAGAAAAAAGCAGAAGAAGAAAGGCAAAAGCGTTTAAAAGAAATAGAAGAGCGTAAGAAAAATAAATAA